A window of the Ipomoea triloba cultivar NCNSP0323 chromosome 14, ASM357664v1 genome harbors these coding sequences:
- the LOC116004643 gene encoding WPP domain-interacting tail-anchored protein 2-like: MEEMDACTLGIIDREPIKILLNEGPSIEAKDMEEVRSSMEILNRVDLDLAYSSEKLVNLGNLLVNVRAKQDEVEALAVANDDSVDSVEKALTLDHLNAVLNSEIRQLDEFFSNLHDIILDARQKISSCGRLSELGIIVENKLHDSEESLGQLKERVMKLKMQLANALQIGSLGSNQDEWRLGVAPKPQVQAAEQKRVLRMLEKSLARELDLEKKITEMKQNEDDLKLKLRLREQVAFCMEEAAEVIWGRFLEAENTVEVLMGISKEMAGRLQIINFNLNGSLQREHETKLKFEACQQQLNAKDIAIRKLNESIAQLNAENSEVLSLKQNVETLEQKLSGSESQLRKANASIEENREQIKEMESEIDSLKEDVYQLENRAESAEAKVAELTETNLELNEELGFLKGSNDSSTKKVSILEKKIRELELQLQHAKASSEAGQEQQNMLYSAIWDMETLIDELKQKVSKAENKTDSAEEQCIILSEANLDLNKEIDILRTRVEDLETSLNQAAVEKMASAKDINIKTNFIMDLVMQLAIERERVQKQLCSLKNENKMLTGKLKKMTLENASPTGVESGDGDDKEPPPFTDNLAGATCVETPQEVPVECPLRSCEVEELPDNQTREGMSSSSANTVLEPEEVEGAAEARRHKSRRYIYVAILGVLLSILAPFLYNRRSSFVNFDG; the protein is encoded by the exons ATGGAAGAAATGGATGCTTGTACTCTTGGTATTATTGATCGAGAACCTATTAAGATCTTACTAAATGAAGGCCCTTCCATTGAAGCCAAAGACATGGAAGAGGTAAGAAGCTCGATGGAAATTTTAAACCGAGTGGACTTGGACTTGGCGTATTCTTCTGAGAAGTTGGTGAATCTTGGGAACCTTCTCGTGAATGTGAGGGCAAAACAAGATGAAGTTGAAGCATTGGCAGTAGCGAATGATGATTCTGTGGATTCGGTTGAGAAAGCATTGACGTTGGATCACTTAAATGCTGTTCTAAATTCCGAAATAAGACAGCTGGATGAGTTTTTCAGTAATCTTCACGATATAATTCTCGATGCCCGCCAAAAGATTTCTTCGTGTGGGAGGTTGAGCGAATTGGGTATAATAGTGGAGAACAAATTGCACGATTCCGAAGAATCGTTGGGACAATTAAAAGAACGTGTTATGAAATTGAAGATGCAGCTTGCCAATGCATTGCAGATTGGCTCTTTAGGTTCAAATCAAGATGAAT GGAGACTCGGGGTGGCTCCGAAGCCTCAAGTGCAGGCAGCAGAGCAAAAGCGTGTTCTAAGAATGTTGGAAAAATCTCTTGCAAGAGAGCTGGATCTCGAGAAGAAAATAACGGAGATGAAACAAAACGAAGACGATCTTAAATTGAAGCTAAGGTTAAGAGAACAAGTCGCTTTTTGTATGGAAGAGGCCGCTGAGGTGATATGGGGGAGGTTTCTAGAGGCAGAAAACACGGTCGAGGTGCTAATGGGTATATCAAAAGAGATGGCGGGCCGACTCCAGATCATTAATTTCAACCTAAACGGTTCCCTTCAAAGGGAGCACGAAACGAAATTGAAATTCGAGGCTTGCCAGCAGCAGCTAAATGCTAAAGATATTGCCATTCGGAAGCTCAACGAAAGCATTGCACAGCTTAACGCCGAAAATTCTGAAGTACTCTCTTTGAAACAAAATGTCGAAACTTTAGAACAAAAGTTGAGTGGATCCGAGTCTCAACTAAGGAAGGCAAATGCATCAATCGAGGAAAATCGggagcaaattaaagaaatggaaAGCGAAATAGACTCTTTGAAAGAAGACGTTTATCAGTTGGAGAATAGGGCTGAAAGCGCAGAGGCAAAAGTGGCGGAGCTAACCGAGACGAACTTGGAGCTAAATGAAGAATTGGGGTTCCTTAAAGGCAGTAACGATAGTAGTACAAAAAAAGTGAGCATTCTCGAGAAGAAGATAAGAGAATTGGAACTTCAACTTCAGCACGCTAAAGCGTCTTCCGAAGCAGGCCAAGAGCAGCAAAACATGTTATATTCTGCCATCTGGGATATGGAAACCCTAATCGATGAATTAAAACAGAAAGTTTCGAAAGCAGAAAACAAGACGGACAGTGCAGAGGAGCAATGCATTATATTGTCCGAAGCTAATTTAGATCTTAACAAAGAAATCGATATCCTAAGGACGAGAGTTGAAGACTTGGAGACATCTTTGAATCAAGCTGCTGTTGAGAAAATGGCAAGTGCAAAAGACATTAACATTAAGACCAATTTTATTATGGATTTGGTGATGCAACTAGCAATAGAAAGGGAACGAGTGCAAAAACAG TTATGctctttgaaaaatgaaaacaaaatgttGACCGGGAAATTAAAGAAGATGACTTTGGAAAATGCATCTCCAACTGGTGTTGAGAGTGGAGATGGTGATGATAAAGAGCCTCCACCTTTTACAGATAATTTGGCTGGTGCTACTTGTGTAGAAACTCCTCAGGAAGTGCCGGTAGAATGCCCTTTGAGAAGCTGTGAG GTGGAAGAGTTACCCGATAATCAAACCAGAGAAGGGATGTCTTCCTCTTCTGCCAATACAGTTCTAGAGCCAGAGGAAGTCGAGGGAGCAGCAGAGGCAAGGCGGCATAAGAGCAGAAGGTACATATATGTTGCGATTCTTGGCGTATTGCTCTCTATATTAGCACCATTTTTATACAACCGAAGATCTTCTTTTGTTAACTTTGATGGTTGA